The Arctopsyche grandis isolate Sample6627 chromosome 12, ASM5162203v2, whole genome shotgun sequence genome includes the window ataaaaaggcaatgttgtaaatttaatatcacgttcctatataaaatatatatatagcatataaataCCGAGGTAACTGTTGCGTTACTGATTttgaaaacctttttaaaaaataataatataaaactttctCCAATAGAAAACAACCAATCCCACACCTACCCCTCTAATTACAACCCTGTACTATGTAGAGTCTAGATGCATTATGATTATACGTTTTCACTAACGTATCTTCCGTAAGATCTTCTGTGTACTTTGTCTACGTGCTTCAAATAGTATGTGCCATCGAACAATTCATTGATCGAACTGACGGGTTCGAACGGAGCAACAAGGTAATTCTTCTCCCTGGTCTCCATTATTTCGGTAAACTTCTGCGGTGACACTTTCACTCTCTTTTCCAGCAACGGCTTGACATTCTTCAAATTCTTCATCAGAGCTGTTAATTTAGATAAATCTTTCGTGACAGAGATAGAGTACATGGAAGATGCGAGGCCAGAACCGTACGAAAACAAACCAATCCGGTGTCCGACCAATTCCGATGGCTCTTTACTCACTAAGAGAGACACTAAACCACTGTGAACAGACGATGTATACATATTACCGATTTGATTAGCAAGGAGAAGAGACGGTTTCGTCTTCTTTTCGAAGGCATCATTGCTGATTGTCATGAAGGCTTTTTCAACGTCTCGATCAAAATACGTGTCTTCTAAATTCACATCTTTAAACTTATCCAAGCCGGGATATTTAGCATTGCGTACATCGTCTGTAGCCAATTTATAGTCGTTGAAGATCAACCTTGCGAAAGATTTCTGCACCAATTTACAATATGGTGAGTGGAAGATCATAGCATCTAAGCTCTCAATTCCGACGTTCGTTGGATCGAGCTTTTGAGCTTTCTTTCGGTACAATTGATAGCAATTATCAAGTGCACTCAAATAGCATTGAATGGAAAGTTTGCCATCTACTATCGCATACTCGGATGCTAAATTTGGTTTATAAAAGTCGTAAGCGTGCTTCATGTACGTAGCACGGATACCTCGATCGAAGACGAGCGGAGCATTCGGTCCGATTAGCATCCCGACGGCTCCGGCACCACCCGTAGGCCGAGCTGTACCTGCAGGATACACGGCAAGATCAGCCGCTATAACTACAGCATATCGGCCATCCCAAGTGGAAGATTCGACCCAATTGATTGCATTGAAAAGTGCAGCGGTTCCTCCGTAGCAAGCATTAGTAGTGTCGATACCTTCAACGTCGGTCACACCTTCTTCTTCGAAGAGTTGCATCAGGACTGTTTTAACGCTTTTGCTCTTGTCTATGATGGTTTCGGTTCCTACCTCTAGTCTGCCGATTTGGCTGTATTTCAGATTATTGTTTTTGACGAGGTTGTGCAATACTGTGAGGCAGAAGGATTGCACATCCTCGCGATCCGTGCAGAAGCCCATCTTCCCTTGGCCCAACCCAAGGGTGTATTTGCCACCGGAGACTCCATCGTACTCCTCGAGCTGGGTCTGGTCTACGTACTGTGCAGGGAAGATCTGCTCGACCGCCAACACACCCACGTCTTTAGGCCACGAGCTCATCTTGAACACTGGCTGTGGATGCGGTTCGAGGGAGACTTTCCCCCACTACTGAGCGGCCGCGCTCTACGTTGTGTGCGGTTTCAGTTAACGTACTCGTTAAACGGTTTACATAACCCCGAGGAATGCCGGCCAGGTGACAATAAAGTGCTGTCTTCCTTTTACGATTGGTCTGTCCCTTTCACTTCCGTCAGTAGGCCGATCGCTTTCTCTCACTCTTTTGCATTGTATAGCTGATGGCCACGTATGTGAGGAAAATAGGTATAGCGTGTTACTGATGCGGTAGCTGGTGGCTGTCAAATTAGAGTGAGACGGTCGCTCGAGTTTTCGCTCTCGCTCGCGCTTGCTGGGAAACGTTTTTCATTTGTCGGGAAATGTTTTTAGATTACAGACGGCGGAAGAAAGAtttgcaataataatatttttttgtgaggattatttatcaatctaAAAGAATTGTTGCTCATTTCATCTTTGTTGCCCATCGacgtaaaaaattattaaaaaacaacgaatgcaatgtattttttcaacgtttaaaaaatttaagattTTGTCTTCAGACACAAGTAGGCACTTTCAACCATACAACCATACAAAGTGGCCGTTgattggtaattggattattagtcacattgcgatcgcccaaaagacaatttttgccatgaaaatcacgaatacggaaaatacggaatatttggcactcgagttttcgttagtatgatggacttttcggctgccacatgttccgttatagagattttagtgacttttgggcgagcgctttgtgaccaataatcaccgaaccccgtGATTATTTGGTTACATGTGCAATCGTACTTAAAATTGTGTGTTCTATTTTTGCGACTAAGTGATCGCACGACAAAAAATCGCAAGTgtgtatagatttttttatataaatcttattttgaggatatttttagCTGTGAGAAAAGTTTTATCTCTTCGCTAATTTAataatggtaaacggactactagtcatatgtgaaccagtcacaggacaaccggtcgctttagatcggtcacacgtgaacACCCGTCAAACTAatactggtcacgagaaaactggtcacacccgaaaattggtcacgaaaaaactggtcacacccaaaaattaaatattggtcgaatttttgggtgtgaccagttttttcgtgattAATTTTCGTATTCATACACTTACGAGAATTcgctttcaataaaattttattttgatattaacAAGTTTGGAAAGTGTTTAATGGACATCGTGACATTAGTATTTGGAGATCctcttacccccccccccctactctGAGGGCCCACATGCACCGCATACCCCCGTGTCATAttagttacgccactgataaaaattcacataatttttattttttctatatatgaagtgtcaatagaatttttgtagtCTTTAGAAAATTTTGACCGGTTTGTAATCAGAATCAGTCACTGATttattcggtttttttttttattttggagaTATACTAATTCGAACACTGTAAATTCTGAACCTTTGTATTGGTCGATGAAATCTTAatctttgtaaatttttttttaaatttttaaatcgactGGAAGTAGTACCTCTCCTTAAAAAAAGGTCTTTTATATTTCTATGTTTAAAAACGGCACCAAACATATTGCACACACACCAAACGTGGCACGCAGAAATTTCTTTAGCTCGCGACGAATTCTCGAattctaaatatttttcaataattcatataaggttgtttaaaaaaaattcctgCAGCGCGctctaaatatataatagaatatataGGTAATAAAAGTCCATACGGAGAGTTTACCTATTCAAACTAAGAGTTTTGATAGACGTTATACATATGATGGGCGCCAACGCGTGTTACAGGTactataaattgtatttatatttgattcatGTCAAACGTATTAACCGATTTTAGCATCACTTTTTtacgtatttataaaatttaataagaatacgttaatatgtatgtatgtaaatatgtagagtgattaattaattaaaaataatgcgaGAGAGaagtaatacatataacactcaaatgaagataatttaataaaaaagtttgtcatgtaattgcagttttttgttagtaaaagaaaaaaatcattttcgataaaaaaaatgcaataaaatacattttacagcaataaatataatatctagaCAGATAAATCTATTAATGTTTGTGAATAAATGTTTAATATACGATAATGTGTAAACGATTTTGCacagcaataaaaatataatagtgaTAGTACTCCACGGTTAAaggtttcatttttttgtgtaaattgatttttagatttttttggaATTTGAAAGAAGTATTCATATGATGAAgaggaatttttttattaaatctcatttaatataaaaatattttatacaataaatgaCTACCTTATAGATGTACATGTGTAggtattaaatacatttaaattaagaCACGTGGAATCCAAACTGCATATTTTATTACGTCTGagtcattttgataaataaattattttaggacTATGTTTATATTCCACACGATTGATTTCAAACATGTGTTACAAATTTTACGAAAGAAATATTAAGACTGAACTTTTAACGCTTCGTGGTAACCAAGTAAATTGATTTGCTTATTGAAATTGGTAAGTCAAAAAATAATGGAACAAAAAAAACTGGTTTCCAAAgaattttagaaaatttaaatGTCAATGACTAATTTCTTAGCACctgaattttctttttattgaaCAAGTAgaaagttttataaataaaaataaaccgccTAAGGCttccaatatatgtaaaaaaaattgtataaaagtaCGCAATACGTACTTATGCGAAAATTTGGTTTTTGAATCATTTCCGGTTCCGAATTACGATCACGATGCAACATGCTATTtggtgaaagttttttttttatgaattcatCGCACAACTATTCAACACCAGTTTCACACGTGAACgctgttttgtaaattaaaatatgaacaaagaatccgatatatatttttagcaaatgtttattattcaatatatgtatgtatgtacatacaattgaaCGTCTTTCTTTGTCATTGAAAATTCTTCGCATGTGCataattgatattatttattatcttaCAAACCACCTTTTAAACCCTGATGTTtgtgttttattatacaagatagcaaaaataaaaattgaactaGTCACAACAGACAGTGAGCACaagcaaaaaatattataatagcaaAAGGCCAAAGACTAAACTGTTGGTATATTTTGACCTCTGTTAAGTAGTGGAATTTGCTCGACAAAAGGCGTCATAATTCAATCAGCAGCTTTATATGCAttgaatacaaaattgtatttgttatacatattgAATAATGATCTGTTTATATAATATCTCAACTCAATGAGAATATCTACACACATACAATGTAAATGCTTTTCAatgtataaaattacaaaagaaCAGTTGACTCTTGATCTTAGGCTGACGAAGatcctatgtacataatataatcaaaAGAAATCtactaaaaatacaatataatttatgtttcATGCGCACAAAAGTCGTAATGTAAACAGTCGAgcagtacatatatagaaaatgaaTCGACAGCAGGCACTTATTATTCGAaacataaatttgaattcaatggtGATTTTGATAGAAGTGCACTTTCGACGAATTCACAACAAATTGATGAATGCCTACACATGCAGATTGGTAGGTCTCAAgcagggttgccagatttccaaatttcgaacgatcaaaaaaaaaaaagatcgaaaattccatccatcgagatttACCCACGTgaaatatcatactaacgagaattcgagtgccagataatacgtattcgcaattttcataGTAAGGATTGTCGTTTGCGCGATCACAATgtgcaaaataattaatttaacatttctcctacattttttgaaatatgagaatcaccgttatcgatcaccgtCAATCCTATGTCAAGAAAACATCCCaggggggtgagttttggcctggatttttttacatgtgcttTAAAGTATCGAAAAAATAAGTATTTGgagaagtatggaatgctgtatggCTGGCATAATGAGGAGAGATTATATGTAATCGAAGCGTACGACTAGACACTAGAGTAAAATAAAAGACGAAAGTTGGACAAGAAAAGTGTAATgctgcgtacgcaccaaaccaacgaacgaaCTTTTAAAAAAACCGTCGGTGTCGGTTGTCGGTGTTTTgttaaagggtttttttttctttcgtcgaaataaaattaatagagaatTTCTATATTTTAAGTCGGTCGGAAATtacaaacaaaaacaatataaaaaccaCACATCATCCGATtaattttacctctgagctgatttatttattaatattatttccaCAAGAGGATGAATTTTGATCGAATGGGAGCGAATTCacgaatatacaaatacaatctcAAATCAACTCATACAACCGTATATAGGCTAAAGTGTGATGCCGTATAATTGTTTTCTCAGAGGACAGtggatatcgtgacgacttttaagaaatattaacaagattttttttcgccCGTAAgcagaaaaattataatatttctctggttgttaATGcctatcgtcgtaattcaaaagattgttgtaattcaa containing:
- the Hmgs gene encoding hydroxymethylglutaryl-CoA synthase, with translation MSSWPKDVGVLAVEQIFPAQYVDQTQLEEYDGVSGGKYTLGLGQGKMGFCTDREDVQSFCLTVLHNLVKNNNLKYSQIGRLEVGTETIIDKSKSVKTVLMQLFEEEGVTDVEGIDTTNACYGGTAALFNAINWVESSTWDGRYAVVIAADLAVYPAGTARPTGGAGAVGMLIGPNAPLVFDRGIRATYMKHAYDFYKPNLASEYAIVDGKLSIQCYLSALDNCYQLYRKKAQKLDPTNVGIESLDAMIFHSPYCKLVQKSFARLIFNDYKLATDDVRNAKYPGLDKFKDVNLEDTYFDRDVEKAFMTISNDAFEKKTKPSLLLANQIGNMYTSSVHSGLVSLLVSKEPSELVGHRIGLFSYGSGLASSMYSISVTKDLSKLTALMKNLKNVKPLLEKRVKVSPQKFTEIMETREKNYLVAPFEPVSSINELFDGTYYLKHVDKVHRRSYGRYVSENV